The Candidatus Effluviviaceae Genus I sp. genome contains the following window.
GAGCGTGGGCGTGCACGAGATCAGAATGGACGAGTGGGGCATTGACGTCGTCGTGGCCGGGACGCAGAAGGCGCTCATGACGCCGCCCGGGCTCTCGTTCGTGTCGCTCAACGGGCGGGCGTGGGCGCTCGTGTCGTCGTCGGACCTCCCGAAGTACTACTTCGACTTCACGATGACGTGGAAGCGGCTGCAGAAGAAGGGACAGACGCCGTTCACGACGGCCGTGTCGCTCGTGTACGGACTGGATGTGGCGCTCGAGATGATGGACACCGAGGGGTGGGAGAATGTCTACGCGCGGCACGCGCGGATGGGCGCGGCGGTGCGCGCGGCCGTCGAGGCGCTCGGGTTCAGGGTGCTGCCGGCCAAGCCGGTGAACGGGCTCACGGTCGCGCTGTGCCCGCCCGGAGTGGACGGCAACCAGGTCGTCCGCGTGCTCGACGACGAGTTCGGCGTGCGGATCGCAGGGGGGCAGGACCAGCTTTCGGGCAAGGCCATCCGCATCGGGCACATGGGCGGCATCCGCGAGCGCGATCTGCCGACGGTCATCGGCGGGCTCGAGCGCGCGCTGGCCCGCATCGGCCACAAGGTGGAGCCGGGCGCGGGGCTCGCGGCGCTCCAGCGCGTGCTGGTCGGGCGGTAGCGGCGGCTCGTGGGCCGCACGCAGAGGTTGCACCCGCGGGACACGGCAGAACGGGCCGTTAGCTCAGCTGGCAGAGCACCTGCCTTTTAAGCAGGACGTCGCTGGTTCGACCCCAGCACGGCCCACCATCGACGACAGACCGCGCCCGCGTCGCGCGTGGAGCGCCCACCCGAAGCGGCGGGCGGGATGCGAACACGAGGACACATCGTCCCCATCGTCTAGCCAGGTCAGGACCCCGCCCTTTCAAGGCGGCAACACGGGTTCGAATCCCGTTGGGGACGCCAGCAGTGAGAAGCCCGGCCGTGTGGCCGGGCTTCTCACTGCTTGTTCCCGGTGGATACTGCGATGTGTCGGGTTCGGTACCCCGCGCGCTGGACAGCGCGCATAGGAGAACGGCGGCGAAGCCGCCCACCTTGGGGTACGCCGACGGCGCGGGCGCGGAGCGCCCCGCCGGAGGCAATCCCGTTGGGGACGCCTCGATCTCGCCCGTTGACATACATAGCAGCGCTATGTATTGTGGCACGCACGATGGACATCAACAAGGACCTCGTCGCGGCCTCCGCC
Protein-coding sequences here:
- a CDS encoding alanine--glyoxylate aminotransferase family protein, yielding MKSKLYTPGPTKVPGAVLGAVGQQVLHHRSPEFSEKIRHVQDELGRLLETHNDTLIFTCSGTGMMEAAVANLLSRGDKAICLNNGKFGQRWVDICKVYGVDVVDHAVEWGVSIEPAALADLAAKHPDAKAVFVVHSETSTGALHDIEAMSKLLKGHNAVLVVDATSSVGVHEIRMDEWGIDVVVAGTQKALMTPPGLSFVSLNGRAWALVSSSDLPKYYFDFTMTWKRLQKKGQTPFTTAVSLVYGLDVALEMMDTEGWENVYARHARMGAAVRAAVEALGFRVLPAKPVNGLTVALCPPGVDGNQVVRVLDDEFGVRIAGGQDQLSGKAIRIGHMGGIRERDLPTVIGGLERALARIGHKVEPGAGLAALQRVLVGR